ACAACGCGATTCAGAAGTTTCAGCGTGAAATTCACGTAGCTTTTCAAGAACAAGCATTTCACTTACTTCACCCGTTTCATAATGTTCACGGGCAATTAAAGCGGCCCCATAAGCGCCCATCATTCCAGCAATATCTGGACGAACTACTTCTTTTCCTGTCAATTGTTCAAAAGCTCGTAAAACGGCTTCATTATAAAAAGTGCCTCCTTGAACAATTACTTTTTCACCAATATCTTTTGGATTACGTAGTTTGATCACTTTTTGCAACGCATTTTTTACAACAGAATAAGCAAGACCAGCAGATAAGTCTTCTATACTTGCGCCTTCTTTTTGAACTTGCTTGACTTTAGAGTTCATAAATACAGTACAACGAGACCCTAGATCAACCGGTTCCTTAGCGTTTATTGCACTTTCAGCAAATTCGTCAATCGTCAAATTAAGCGTTTTAGCAAAAGTTTCTAAAAATGAACCACAGCCTGCTGAACAAGCTTCATTTAGCATCAAGCTATCCAGTGCTCCTTTTTTGATTTTCATGCACTTCATATCTTGACCACCAATATCAAGAATAAAATCAACATCTGGCAAAAATTCACGCGCCGCTCGGTAATGTGCAACCGTCTCAATTTCCCCCACATCAATTTTTAAAGCCGCTTTAATAAGCGATTCGCCGTACCCAGTAATACCTGATTGAACAATACGAAAGCTTTCTGGAAGTTCTTCATAAAGCTTACTCGTTGCATCGATAACCGATTGCAAGGGACTTCCGAAGTTACTTCCATAATGTGTATAGAGAATTTCATTATTTTCTCCCATTAAAACGAGCTTTGTTGTTGTTGAGCCTGCATCAATCCCTAAATAAGCGGCACCTGAGTAAACTTTAAGGTCCGTTCGCGGTGCTTTCATTTTCAGATGTCGTGCTCTAAATGCAGCAAGTTCTTCTGCTTTTGTAAAAAGTGGTGGTAACGTATCTGTATCTTTTGCCATTTTTGTTAAATCTAAGGCTATAAGCTTAGTGATTAATTGTTCTATTCGTAAAGGAATACTTCCTCGCCCAGTAAAAGCGCTCCCAAGCGCAATAAAATACTCTGCATGATCTGGCGCGATAATATCCAGTTCAGCCAATTTTAAATTTTCAGTAAAACGATAACGCAATTGATCTAAAAATGTTAAAGGGCCACCTAAAAATGCCACTTTCCCACGAATTGGTCGCCCACAAGCTAAACCACTGATCGTTTGTGTCACAACGCTTTGAAAAATAGAAGCAGCAATATCTTCTTTCCGCGCACCTTCATTTAAAAGCGGCTGTACATCTGTTTTAGCAAATACACCGCAACGTGACGCAATAGGATAAATCGTTTTAGCTCCTTTAGCAAGTTCATTTAAGCCTGTTGGATCAGTTTGTAACAACGTCGCAATCTGATCAATGAATGCACCTGTCCCACCAGCACAGGCATTATTCATCCGTTGCTCAATTCCACCTTTAAGATAAATGATTTTTGCATCCTCGCCGCCAAGTTCAATCACTACATCTGCTTCTGGAATGACTTGCTCCACCGCTTCTGTACATGAAATCACTTCCTGAACAAAAGGTACCTTCAAAAATTTAGCAATCGCTAAACCTGATGAACCGGTAATATTGAGTGTGATCTCATCTGTTTGACATGTGACGTTTAAATCTTGCATAATTTCTAAAACTATTTTTTTAATATCAGAATAATGTCTTCGGTATGATTCAAATACAATTTCCCCTTGATCATTTAAAGCCACTGCCTTTGCAGTAGTGGAACCGACGTCTAATCCTACATGAATCATTTCTCTCTTCCTTTCTATTTTGTAACGAATGACTTGAGATTTTCCTTTTTATTGTTTAATTAATCACAAATGAAGTAAACGTTCATTAATGAGTGAGCACTCACTTTAAAAATAAAAAGAGCTCTTGCTTTATTTAACTCTCATTCTACATGAAATCGCATATTTGTAAAGTTTTTAGTAACGTAGTCGTTTTATGAGTTATTCAATCTAGTTTTTAAAAGGAAATAGCTAACTAAAGACGCAACCTAAAGCTATAATAGCGTTTTAAACGATTTAAGCCCTATATCTCTACTTCCTATTTTCTGCACGCTAATTTTCGCTTGACAGACTTTTAGTAAAAAGATATATTATAAGTATACTTATTAAAGGGAGCAGGAATAAAATGAAATTCAGTTTTGAAGTAAAAGTAGATGCGACGTTGGAAAAGGTTTGGGCTCTTTATGAAGATGTCAACAAATGGTTTGCTTGGGAAGACGACTTAGAAACAATTTCTTTAGAAGGTGCCTTTACTCAAGGAACGCAAGGCACAATGAAACTCGTCGGACAGCCATCGATTTCTTTTAAATTAGTATCTGTTACGCCAAATAAGGAGTTTACTGACAAAACGACTATTCCAGATATGGGAGATCTTTATTTCACTCATGAACTAAGCAAATCGGGCAACCAAACACAAATAAAACACTCCGTTGAATTTATTCCACTCAATCGAAAAGAAACCATTGAAGATACAAAATTTGTAGCGCAAATATTTGCAGATGTCCCAACTTCAATTTTTGCTTTGGCTCAAGCGGCAAAATGAATAATTTTCCATCTGAATTCAAAAACAATTCAACTGAGTCGGTCGGTTTATCGTTCATAAAAGTATATAATTTGTGGCATAAAGCGATTAAAGATCAATTAAAAAAGGTCAATTTAACTCATCCGCAATTTACCATTTTAGCCTCTTTAGGATACTTAAGTCAAAGTAAAGAGGAGATCAACCAAGTAGATATTTCCAAACAAGCAGATATTGATGTCATGACGGTTTCTACAATTATTAGAAACCTTGAAAAGTCAGAACTATTGATTCGGCAAGCTTCTTTATCAGATACGAGAGCTAAGTCAATAAAACTAACAGATTCCGGTGCGAACCTTCTTTCTAAAGCTTTGCCTTTAGTAGAAAATATCGATCATACTTTTTTTGGAACTTTAGATCAGGATCAATCAACGTTTAATTTGTTACTTCTTAAGTTAATCAAAGAAAATTTAAGATAAACTAGAAAAAAACATACTAGGATTAGCAGGTACTGAATCACCTGCTAATTCTAGTATGTTAAATAAAAAAGCCATTCCAATCTTTACAAGCGAGAGGAAGGCTATTATATTAACTTACTTACAGCTTTTCATTTCAGATCAGCTTAGTCATTTTCATCAAAAAGTTCTTCAAGCTTTCTTATATTAATGGCAAGCTCACCATTACTTGTATACTTCAAAACCTGAATATCCATAAGTTCATTTACTACTAAATTGAAAAAATAAAGATCTACTCCGCTATATTCAGCCAGTAATTTAGTTGTT
This DNA window, taken from Listeria sp. PSOL-1, encodes the following:
- a CDS encoding SRPBCC family protein; this translates as MKFSFEVKVDATLEKVWALYEDVNKWFAWEDDLETISLEGAFTQGTQGTMKLVGQPSISFKLVSVTPNKEFTDKTTIPDMGDLYFTHELSKSGNQTQIKHSVEFIPLNRKETIEDTKFVAQIFADVPTSIFALAQAAK
- a CDS encoding MarR family winged helix-turn-helix transcriptional regulator, encoding MNNFPSEFKNNSTESVGLSFIKVYNLWHKAIKDQLKKVNLTHPQFTILASLGYLSQSKEEINQVDISKQADIDVMTVSTIIRNLEKSELLIRQASLSDTRAKSIKLTDSGANLLSKALPLVENIDHTFFGTLDQDQSTFNLLLLKLIKENLR